From the Chelonoidis abingdonii isolate Lonesome George chromosome 4, CheloAbing_2.0, whole genome shotgun sequence genome, the window AACGGCTAAAAGGAGTATCTTCACCCCAGCAGCCTGCACCACTAGGCTCTTAGTCCTGCCTTGCTCTGAGGAGCTGGATCGATAAGGGTGGCCTTGCTCCCAGACTGCTAGAGCTGAAAGGCCAACCTCCCTATTGCCTATGCTCAGCTCCAGCTCCTTACTCCCAGCACTAAGCCTATTGAAAAACAGCTGGTTTTTACGAGGATCAATTTTCACCCCTCCCCTGATTTCCTCCCCCAAGAAGACACCCCCTTGATTCCAATTCCAAAAGATACTATTTATTAAACAGAGGCCCCAGCATTTCAGAATAGCCTATATAAGTGTTCGGTTTCCCAGAAAGACATCAGAAGTACCCCAGATATTGAAATGGCTAATGCTAGAGATAGGAGACAAAGCCCTGGGGAAGCCACACACTTCAGCCAAgcttatgagagagagagacacacagcagACTGGAAATACACTTCCTAGCTTGGAGCTTTAAGTCATGAACTCTTAGCAAGGACCCAGcagccacctcctctccctggagTTAGGTAGATGTCCAGGCTCCACCCCATGACCTGTCTGCAACAGTCACTCTAATTCATTTCCATAAACCCCAGAACTCAATGGGATGGTGGTGGATTGCACTCTTCCTCTCCTTGGTATAGGGGCAGTTACTCCAATTGCTCCCATTGTCTGCtttgcatccaacaaagtgggtattcacccatgaaagctcatgctccaaaagtcttttagtctataagggtgccacaggactcttggctgcttttacagtccagactaacacggctatccctctgatacctGATTTTTCAAGGTTGTCTACAGAGCTGGTTGGACATTTTCCACAagcagttttccatcagaaattgCTGATTGACACAGTCAGTGCATTTTGGGAATGCCTGGAGTTAGCTGAATGTTTGACAGGGTTGATTTTCCCCAAACGTTTCACTGTTCTAGGTAACAAGTCAAACTGAAATCCTCACTGTGCTTTGTGTCACACACAGTCCTGCCACCGATTTAGCATCCCAGCTCAGGACAAAGCCAGAGGTTTGGAAGTCAGAGAATCTCCCAGGGGACAAAAAACTCAAAATTCCAACCAGCTGTAGCTGCATTCCACCTCTCTAGTAACATGTACTGAGCCTCTGTGTGGATGCTATCAAAccccctggggctgggcagcttcTCACATACTATACAACAAATACATTTAATTGCCTCTCTCTGGAAACACTTCTAATGAAGCCTCCAATGTCTTCCTATGATGTCAGCTTGAGCCACGAGGGCTCACTCCCCACCTACCGCAATAGTACACAACCCCAAGAAGCAGAACTCACAGCCATAGAGGATAGGAAGAGCCACCCGTCCTACTCCCCTGCAATCAGTGATGGGGAAATATTCCCCCGAGTCAACTATACTTCCTGTCTGCCCTTCTCTGGGGCACTGAACCCTTCCTACCACATCCCCATCTGTTACACCATGTGGGGATGGGAGGAATTAATACCTGGCGAACAATTTAGCCCTAATCCTGTACATGAATCCTTAAACCAGAGTGAAGTATCTGCTTTGTGGGGACCCCACACTACCCCTGGCAGATCCAGTGCCCAGAATGGACAGGATCTTGTCTCAAACTTCTGAGCAGCTCGTGGCAGATGCCACCAAAGGACATATAAGCTATGAGTCCATTTTGCTTAGTGGTGGCTGGGTCAGGCAACAGCAGTGAGTCTGTTGTACAGCCCCCAAATTACATCATGCCCATGGTAGCACATAAGcactggaaggagagagagctcACGGTGCCTGCCCCCGCTGAGCCGGGACCTGGGAGAGgccagccatgaagactgaattGGCCAGGCACTAAGCCTCCAGGCCCAAGCACTTGGAAATTCTTGCTGGGGTGGCTTTCAGCAGTCAGTGCTGCCGAGGCCAGAGCCAGACACCCCACATGAGGTAGGAAAGGCAGACCGCGCCTGGTGTAGGACTGCAGGGTGGATCTGTGATACAGCCCCAGAGACGGCAATACAGCCTAGATCCAAACAGAGAGCGGCAGGGGAGTGGATTCTGGGCCTGAGCTGTTCGAATAGTCAGAGAAGCTCAGTACAGAGAGTTTATCTGTGGAACCTGGGTAGAGGAGTGAACAGCATGGCCCTGGACAGCTCCTCCCACCTTAGCATCCCCAGGGCAGTCGGGGGCACTGCAGCAGGACTCCCTGGTCCACCTGCACATCTCAGCGATGCATGGACAACGGCTTCCTGCTCTGCAGCCCTCTCCTGGCAGGAGGAAATGTAACTGCTTCCTCCCCTCAAAGAGCTGGGACAAGGGAGAGGGAGTATGACCAGGGCTGGAAGCAAACCCCATGGAGAACAAATGCTCTGAGCCCTAGCAGAGTCTCCCTGGGTTGCAGGGGACAGTGCCAGAGAGCAGAAGTGGGTGGCAGATCTAGGCAGGCAGTGGGAAAGGGAAACTGGCTGGAGCTTGGCACGTTGATGCCCCGGGCACATGCACACTGCTACAGCTGAGTGTCCAGCACAGGCTCTGGCCCTCGCCTCCAGCAGAGCCAACACCAGGGCAAGCGCCACAAAGCAGGCTTTTATTTTAGTTCGGGCCACTTGATCTAGGCCGTAGCATCAGCCAGGGCCCTTAAGGCACAGCAGCACAATGGCAAGAGGGGCCAAGGCCGCCTGGTGAATCCCAGGAAGAAGCAGCATGTGCAGGAACCCACAGCAGAAGGCAGGGGAGTGGCAAGAGCCAGGGATCCGAAAGAGCAGCCAGGTGGTGAGGGAGCACGGAGAGCACCTCCAACCCTCGGCTCCGTGCTGGCCAGGCTCCGGAGATGGCTCACCGCCAACAGCAGGAGCACCGAGCTGCCCTTCTCACCAGAGAGTCTGGGCAGCAGCTCCTCCGGGCAGCTGCTTCACTTGTCCTaatggagcaggggctgtggagAGAGAAATCATGAGCAAGGCACCCCCCTCGCCCAGCACTGAGTCAGCTTCCAGCACCACAGCCACCCACATCTTGCTGCTCCCCCAGGGTGGCTCCAGAACCGCCTTGGCCTTTGGTGCCACCATCCTGTACTGGACATTCCTGTCTGATCACTGCCCCCATCTGCTCCACTGGCTGAGCCACCAGTTTCCTGGCTCCTCACATTAGCAGGTGTCTTCCCAGGCAGATCAGCTGCGCGTTGACTCGTTATTTCTTACCCATGTTTCCAATCTCAACTCCCACCCTTCTCCTAccagcccttcccccacaccgaacccctcagccccacatcacctccatattggtgcacataaagtTAATTCTGCACGTGGATGTAAAatattagagggaacattgcacCCACTCTTCCCCTTCCCATCCGCCCTAAGCCTGGCCTCACTGCAACACTCCACATGCCCAACTCCTCCCCGATCCCCAACCCCACAGCATCCCCTCTTGCCCATGCTGCTACTCCTCCACAGTGCCTATGGCCTGAGCCACCAGGAACGCTGACTCGGTACCTGTCGGGCCTCCAGTGACTCTGACTCTGGGCGCTTCCAGGCTGGCATGGCAAGAGCCCACAGCACCAGCAACCCAAAGACCAAGATCAGCATCCCCAGAGAATTGGCGAACCAGGCCTCAGGGGGGAGTTTGGTATAGGGAACTGTCTTGTTCGTCCTGAGAGAGAAGAGATGGAGCCACTGCCTTCATTCAGAGACAGCACCAGTGCAAGCACCCTTGCCCCTTACAATCCCAGCTTCCTCTGGAGGGGGCAACCCTGCCAGCACCCCCACAGATGAGGGAAGAGGGGCCTCTTCCATTTCCTGGAGCATCCACTGGGCCCTGTGAGATCCGACCATGCCTCAACCCATCTCCAGGGCAGGAGGTTCTAGCCCTTTCCTGGGCAACCTTGCCCAGTCATCTTCACCACCTACTCCTTCCCATAATAGCAGCTTCCCAGTCTCTTGAACAGCCACCTAGAGCTGAGGACGCTTCCCAAGTCTCCCCTTAGTCATCCTCTCTGCACCGAGCCTGCCCAGCCCTTAGATCTTCCCTTCTGGGGCTGTCACCATTCAGCCGCTTGCTGGCATCTATCACTCACACAGCGCATACGTGTGGTGGAGGGAGGTGACCCTACTCATGCTTGGGGTGACTAACATAAGCCAAGATGGGAAGACAGGGTTGGGTCACTGTGCTGTTCTGTGCACtaccctgaagctctggtataggccactgtcagagacaagacacTGGGCAAGATGGATCCTGATTTGGCCCAGCTCTTAGGAGTGGTGGGGGAAGCCCTAGGCCGAATGGAGacccacacacccccacaccagcTCTGGCACTCACAGGCTGAAGAAGAGCTTCTCGTTGATGCCAGAGATGGATGCAGCCATGGCCAACGCAAGGATGGTGGAGCCGAAGAAGACGTGAACAGGCTTGTAGATGATCCGCAGCCAGGCAGGGGACCAGGGTAACAGGAATGTAGCGAACCCCATGAGCCACTAGAGAAGAGTTTGGGACACAGAGTGGATCACGCCATGGCACAGGCAGTCAACAGCAAGAGgcggagccagggcagagctgggcatcaGAGGGGGAGGCTGGGCACCCACCTGGCAAGagaagagcagcacagctgccagcCCCAACCAGCTGTGCAGCGAGTACATGTTGGGGATCTTCTGGGCATTGTGGAACCCGAAGACGGCGACAAGCCCCAGCACAACCAGGACAAAAGCTGCCAGGGTCAGCGCCGCGTGCAGCAGCTTCCACGGGAGCTTAGGGCCCACCCAGGAGCTGGGCACCCGGTACACCAACACCGCTGCAGGGGAGAGAGGCCAGCACACTCAGAGAAACCCTTGTATCCACGTCCCAGCTCCCGACACGCCACCCAGGGACAGCACCCACTTACCCGCCCCATACAGCACCAGCATGCCCGTCACCATGAAGAGTGGGTGCCAGTTAAACATCTTGGCGGAGCCATCCCAGGCAAAGCCTCCACGCCAGTGCTGGGACCAGAACCCTGTGAACACCACACACAGGAACCCCAGGGTGCCCAGCACCGCCAAGAAGGGCAAGAACTGGAAGGTGGGCatcactccagcagcagggactgCACCTGAGGGGGAAATACCACACCAGCTGATTGTACTGCCCAGCCTGTGCCCTCCTGCACTCTGAGCAAATCGCTGCCCCCCACGCCAGACCCTGCACAGCCCATcaggctctgctgcctctcacccacccaccctccctccctgaccTGCCACCCCTCACCTGccctccctttctctcctccgCTAGGCTCCATCCACCCCTCACCCGCTCGCCcatcctcccccaccaggctCTGGCCACCCTCACCCGCCCATTCggcctccctcctctccagtcACCCCAAACCTGCCCACCCTCCCTGCCGGACTCCGTCCACCCCTCACCTGCCTGCCcagcctccctcctctccagccacccCTCACCCACctggcctcccctccctctgccggGCTCCAGCCGCCCCTCACCcgcctggctccagctgcccctcactcgcctggcctcccctccctctgctgggctccagctgcccttCACTTGCctggcctcccctccctctgccggGCTCCAGgtgcccctcttccctccctcccctccaccaggCTCCATCCAcgcctcacccacccaccctccaacAGGCTCTGGACACCCCTCACTTCCTCCTCACCGGCCCACCCTTCCCACCTGGCTCCGGACGCCGCTCACCTTCCACCCAGCTCCAGAcacccctcactctgcctctccaCTGGGCTCCGCCACCCACCTtctgtctttccttctccagcaGCCCCTTGCTCACCCGCCAGCCCTCCCTCCAACCTCCACCTGGCTCCAGCCGCTCCTCATCCACCCGCCTGCCACCCTCTCTCACCTCCACCAGCCTCTGCCAACTGCTGTCAGCCAGTGCCCTCCTATCTCAGAAGGCCGGTTATAGAACCAGGAGCAGGCGGAGCCTCAGAGTTAATCAGACTGGATGAATAGCTGCTTTAAGTGCAGCCTTAAGTAACAAGCTGCAGGTGGGCGGGGAGGAGCAGCCAACTGCCCTGAGCCCAACCAGAACGGATCCTGCTGGGTGGGAGTCAGCTGGGAAAGTCCCCAGAGACAGAGATGATCTTAGATAATTAAACTCCTGCAGCCAGAGCTCAGAGGGCAAGAGAGGCCTCTACCCACCCTGCAGACTTCATTCCCCTTCCCCGGGAGGACAGCAGGGATCCCAGGTTCCCAAGTAGAGAAGagcccctttctcccccaccctccccaaggagtccctgccctgcagcactcACACACTGAAGATCCGTGCTGAGCCAATCAAACCCAAGAGCTGGGCTTTGGGGATGCTGTGCCCACGCGCCAGCCACCAGCATGACATGGACCCAGCCCCCGCAGCACCGAAGGCTCTCCCACCAGCTGCCACGAGTATCCACAATGGGCTGGTCAGATCACCATCTGGGTCCCAGCTAGCACCAGAAGCACAAGCAGTGCCCAGCAGCCTTCCCAGCTGAAAAATGCAACCTGATCAGCCACAGAGAGGGAGCTACCTCCAGCCCAGGGGTTTCAGATCCTCCAAAACAccacccactcccccagcacctagAGAGAAAGGAAGGGCCCTCGTCACAGTCActgagcctcctgcctgccaccctgGCAGCTGCACCTATGCTTGGCACTTCCTGTGGGGAGGCAGCGGGTCATGAGACCCTCCCAGCTTCTGCTTTCAGATCAGCACTGCACAACTgctggaagggggaggagcacaGAGCTAAAGGCACCTGAGACCAACAGTAGAAAGCTCGGGCGAGGGACAGCATACATGGGAGTGGGGCTGATCCCCCTGCCTCGCTCACCCAATGCTCaatcctgccccacagcaccccctgctattcccatccctccccagctctgcaccccattTCTGACAGTACCCCACTATGCTGTTCCTGTatacccctcccccactggaGAGTGAGtctttaaaaccagaagggatgattagatcatctagtccagtggtacTCTCCAGTGGTTCTTTTggactggtgacccctttcacacagcaagcctctgagtgcgaccccccgccttataaattaaaagcattttcaaatatatttaacaccattataaatgcaggaggcaaagcagggttttgcgtggaggctgacagctcgcaaccccccatgtaaatAATCttacgacccccagtttgagaacccttgatctagtctgacctcctgtggaACACTGGGTGACAGTTCTTGGGGGACCCAGGACTGAGTCACCTCCAGCCGCCAGCAAGAGGGAGccttgcttgtgcttaactgggtgATAACTCCCTGACAGCGCCAGCCTGTTAGCCACCAAAACCATCTCCGCTGGgctaggccagtcctcactttGCCTTGCAAACAATCAGTGCATCCCAGTTCCCAGGTCCCTTCAAAGCTTCCCCTGTAAGATCCAGCCTCTTCTCCACTGAACACCTACAGTAATACCAGCTCTGCTGTCCCCACGGACCAGCACGCACACCAGCTCTGGATCAGCTCCTGATCTAATACCAAaacactgagatatatttatagtggaAATAAGGATAAACTACTCAAGATTCAAGAGATTGTGACTAAGGATGATGGAAAcaaaagggttacatataaaataaaatcataacatgattCCTAGAGACTCAACTGAGCAGGCTAACTTTCCATCTAAAGATGTTTTATCTCACCCAAACATCCTTCGCAGCATTTCAGGCAAGGCTGTGACCCCGTTTTTGTGAAAGTAACCACACTGCCCAattacttcctaggtgcaggaaAAAGGGGTGTCTTCCTTGCCTTCCCCAGAGTTCACTATTTGTACCCGAGTCAGCATAACCTCTGGGGCTTATTGTCCTGTTTTGCTATCCTATTGTTGTCATATCCCCGTTGACTCTGTGACTGTGGTTCTCCACTGTCAGCTTACACTGCTTGATTTAGATGTCAGAAGACAGGTGACTAGCCATGCCTGTGTCCAACAGAaaacccagacctgaagaagagctcagtgtagctcgaaagcttgtctctctcaccagcagaaattaATCTAACAAACAGGTGAAAATAAGCCAGGATGGCGTACTGGTAAAAAATGGCCGCTGGTACTGGCCAGTAGCAGctgatgttaaagtgctgccacggcaacACTTTAAGCAGGGCCCtttgccacggcagcactttaacatcgttgccccttttgccccacCTGCGCTGCcactgggagaggagtgggggcaaaaggagcagctgccgtGGAaccagcgatttaaaagggcccagggctccaacCGCTGCTGCTGCTATCACAGCAGCAGTGatcagagccctggccctttaaattgctgctggagcgCTAGGTGGCATGGGCCAGGCAGCACGGATGAGCTGGCAGGGGGACACTgaaccctagccccaccccttctgctcctGTACTGGTAAGTGTTGAgtgttactttcactcctgctaataaaagatattaccttgcccacctaTACACACCAGGATTAGGATATTCTTGTAACCCTGTGTCAAGTGGTGCTGAAGGGTTCTTAAGGTCACACGTAGGCCATTATATTTCACCCTGGTACCCCTGTGTGGAACTAAGTAACTTGTAACACTGCCCTACAGCACTCCCAGTCTGGCCTTGTGCTGAGCTGATGCCATCAGGAGAGACATCTCTCTGCGATGGGACAGACTCTCCACACAGGGTTGTGACTAAGTGCACACTAGCAAGTTCTCAGGAACTGGAGGGTGGCATCTCATTTGCTTAGAGAGCTGCATCCTCCACCAAAAATACACCCAGCCACCTCAAGGGAGGAAAAGAGCTGCTCGTGGGTGAGATTACCAGCAGTGAACACTTCAGCCTCCAAATGATCTCTGGGAATCAGTGGCTGCAAAATCCAATAGGCCCTGGGCCTCACTTTGTGTAGCTCAGTCTAGTGTCATTCCTCTCACGTCTGCAGATGCAGTGACCTTCAGTCCCATCCACTGTGCTTTACGCAGATGAGCACACATGGACTAACCGTGAGGTGATACAGGGTTTAATGTCTGCAGCCACAAGAATCCTGCCTGCTGGATGGTCAGCAGTTAAAATGCCTGGAGGTCAGGAAAGGAGTCTAGGAGTTGAAAGTTCTTTAGGACAAGTTTTACGCCCTCTTACTTGCATCCAGTGCTCAGCACACTAGGACACCGGATTCTGATTGGAGCTTCTGCAATAATGGTCACATACATGCTGAATAAGAGCACCATTTCCTAGTCAGGATCTCAATGTGTTTGTGCATTGAGAGGTTAGATGAGACTGCTAAGCAACTGGACAAAACAGCAAGTACCTCTTGGCAGGGACTAATCGGTTTTAGTCGGCGTCATGCACAGCTGTAGCATTCGTGATCATTTGCACCAACGGCTCTGCCTCGACTCACTCTGTTGCCTGTCAGCCCCATCTTCCCCACCAGAAAAACGGGGATCGTGATGCTTGCCTGTTGCCCAGGGAGGGCTGGGAtgcataaagcactttgagagagctggagggaaggtgctatacaaatataTTGTCTATTACACCCAGACAGCAAGGCAGTGCTGGGAACAGCATCCAGGAGCTGGTGGTTCCCAGGCCCCTGTAAACCCACAAAGCCTGAGGAAGGATCAGCAGGactcctgctgccccccacccaaaTGGAGCAATTCCAACCCAAACTCTTCATGAGAGGATGCTCCAGAGATGCTGGGAGGATTTCAAAGGGACAGAAAGCCCAGTCCCATGTCCAGTCTCACACAATAGCaccaactccaagcattcaaaagttagagGTCCAGTCCTGAAAAATCATGACACTGGCTTAAAAAATGATAAGGcctttaaaaacatatatatttgGGGAGAACACGCTGGTGGGAGAAATCTGAAGTgcgagagaaacaaaaaagaatgaaTGACTCAAAAGAGCTTGAGAGAGCAGGTCATGATAATGAGAGCATCAAAAAACGGACACAAACAGGCCAAAGAAGGCTACAAAGGCAGTTGCTAAGGCAAGAATGGAGGCTAAAGAGGAATTAAACAGAAAGCTGCAGGAAGATGATCGCAGGAAATCGGTTTTTGGgttgggaaaaaaaagaggaacacTAAAGCACACGAAATGAAGAAATCTTCATATGTGAAGGATAGGTACTGTGTGGTGACTAACCCCAAACAGGTGGTAGGAgctatggaaaaaatatttctaaaggtTGTTAAATTAGAAGAGAGTTGCAAATGCGAGCACTGCTGATAATTTTGGGGAAGCCTCCAAAAGTATAGAAGAGACAGAAGCAGCACTGAATAGGATGAAGAATGGTAAGGCATTTGGAGAAGATGAGATAACTGTTGGTATGATCAAGGTAGTTGGAGACACTGGAGTAAACTTACTCAGAGTTTGCTGGGATCAAGCTAGGATACCAGATGATTGGAGAATAGGGTTGATTGTGCCTCTCTGGAAGGGTAAAGGTGATGCAAATGTTTGATCTGAACAGCTATCACAGCATCACCTTGTTAAGTCAGCCTCAAAGTCCCGGAGAGAATTTTGAAGGCAAGGATGGTGTGCAAGGTGGAGGAGAATATAGGAGAGGAGCAACATGGCTCTAGGAAGGGAAGGAGCCAATAGACACAATATTTGCAATGAGATAGAAGTTTACAAGAATAATAAGTGGAGGGCATAACTGCTATGTAGCGTTTATTGATCTTGAGAAAGCATATGACTTGGTTCCATGGGAGCTGGTGTTTGCAGTATTGAGATAGATGGGCAGAGGTGTTCAAGAAGTGGAGATGATAGACAAGCTGTATCAAGGGTCAACAGCTAAGGTGAAAACAATACACACTATTTCAGAATGTGGAGGTAACAATCAGATTAAGACAAGGTGGTACGCTGAGTCCACTTCTCTTCATCCTAGTTATGGAGTTAATTAGTATGAGAACCAAGTCTGTGGAGACACAGAGAAAGCTGACGTATGCTGGTGACTTGCCCCTTTTGGTTGACAGCAAACAGGAATTAGTAAATATCCTAAGAGTGTGGGCCTCTGTGTTTTAAAGTAAACATAAAGATAACTGGAGTTGTGCAAGCAGGCAAGGCTGAAGAAGAGCTGTTGATAAAAGTTTCAGGAGAGACGCTGAATCAGAAGAATTTGTGTACTTGGGAAATACACTTAGTACCACTAGAGAGAGacatggggagaggaaggggaggcaAAGAACCCAATGTGCATGGGCAGCAGTGAAAAAAGTGGCAGGATTACCGTGGGGGTGGCAATTAACTAACAAGCTGAAAGGAAAAGTGTATGCTGCCTGCATTTGTCCCTGCCTGCTCTACAGTTTGGAAACAGTGGGTCTTACAGAgatggaagagaaaacaaaagatatAGGAAGCAGAAAATACTCTACTGAGGAGACTGGCAGGCAAGCAGAGAGTAGACAGAGCACACAGGGAAGAAGATAGGGGAAACTGAACTTGGGACTCTTAATGATAGATAGGCAGGAGAGCACCAGAGCCTGTTTGAAATGGGCTGGGCGTGTGATAAGAATGGGAGAGCAACCAGCGAAGAAAGCACAGGAGGAAGAGAGCAGCAAGAAAGGGCACGGAATACCAATGGTACAATGGAGTCAGTCAAGAGAAGTTTGAAAAAAGGGCTGGAACTTCGAGTCCTAGACCTACAAACCCAAGTCATGGACCCAAAGGAGTGGCAAAGAATCATGGGCACCTCTGGGTCTGTGTAAATGGAAAAGAGGTCAGGAAATGAAGTGAATGAATGCGAGGCTCACTGTATTTGCCTCGTGTTGTATGAGTATCCGGGCGCACGCGTGGTCATGATTTCcagattttctctgcaaccatgacgGCTAAAAACTTACTTAACTCAGAAGGGCTGATTCTTGTGCATTCTCCAGCAGCTGAGGCCTCATGAGCGAACACTAAGAATCACGAGACTCCCAGTAAAGCGGTGAGCTGGCACCATTTAACAGGGCAGGATTGGGGGCAAAGCATTGGCGATGCGGGGGTGCTATCCCCCAGCCTGTAACTGGCCCCTTGTGAGCGACCCAGGAGCCGCACAGTCCCCtgggggcagccctggggccaaCACAGCGTGAAAACTGCGCCCCAGTGAGACGGGGctccctgcaggcagcccagccccacgTGCCTCCATGGGTCAAAGCCAGGCCCGGCTGGGGAACTGGGGCCCTGTGCCAAGGGAGTGCTGCTGGGGCCATgacactgggctggggaggggtcaCCTGCTCTCCCCCCCATTGCCCCTTGGACCGGtcctctgacccctcccccgTCCCCGTCCCCGTCCCCGTCCAGCTCGCACCTCTCGTCGCGGCGCGGTGCACCCTGGGAGCAGTAGTTCCAAGGGTCCACAAATCCCCCGCGGCTCACCAGCCGCGCAGCTGACTCACCTCCCCCCTTACAGCCACGCCCGGCACTTCCGGCTCGCGCCCTCTCCTGCAGCACTATGGGAAATGGAGTCTTCGCCGTCCAGCGGCCTGCGCAGGTCACAGAGACGGGGAGAAGAGAACTCAGCGCCACTCTATGATCCAAGGCATCCGGCGGTGCCCCCGCCTCTATCTGAGCGCTTCGGGTTCCGCCGGCCGGGCCGGTCGCCAATGGTTGTGCGGTCTCCATGGGGATGGAAGATGGCGGCCCGAGGTGCGTGCGGGGCTCGGCTCGGGGAAGGCAGCTGCGCCCGGGGGAACCGTAGGAGGCGCGATCGGGCCGCTGCGCCCCTGGTTATGCAACCAAGGCCCGGGGGGGTccctggtggggggcggggatcGGGGGGTTCCCTGGGCGGAACCAGTGGAGGGGGACCGAGGTGTGGAGGCATCAGTAAAGCTCCTGGGTCCCAAGTCCCCGGAGGCGCGCAATTAAGA encodes:
- the CYB561A3 gene encoding lysosomal membrane ascorbate-dependent ferrireductase CYB561A3 isoform X3 codes for the protein MPTFQFLPFLAVLGTLGFLCVVFTGFWSQHWRGGFAWDGSAKMFNWHPLFMVTGMLVLYGAAVLVYRVPSSWVGPKLPWKLLHAALTLAAFVLVVLGLVAVFGFHNAQKIPNMYSLHSWLGLAAVLLFSCQWLMGFATFLLPWSPAWLRIIYKPVHVFFGSTILALAMAASISGINEKLFFSLTNKTVPYTKLPPEAWFANSLGMLILVFGLLVLWALAMPAWKRPESESLEARQPLLH
- the CYB561A3 gene encoding lysosomal membrane ascorbate-dependent ferrireductase CYB561A3 isoform X2, whose amino-acid sequence is MRPQLLENAQESALLSAVPAAGVMPTFQFLPFLAVLGTLGFLCVVFTGFWSQHWRGGFAWDGSAKMFNWHPLFMVTGMLVLYGAAVLVYRVPSSWVGPKLPWKLLHAALTLAAFVLVVLGLVAVFGFHNAQKIPNMYSLHSWLGLAAVLLFSCQWLMGFATFLLPWSPAWLRIIYKPVHVFFGSTILALAMAASISGINEKLFFSLTNKTVPYTKLPPEAWFANSLGMLILVFGLLVLWALAMPAWKRPESESLEARQPLLH
- the CYB561A3 gene encoding lysosomal membrane ascorbate-dependent ferrireductase CYB561A3 isoform X1, whose amino-acid sequence is METAQPLATGPAGGTRSAQIEAGAPPDALDHRVALSSLLPVSVTCAGRWTAKTPFPIVLQERARAGSAGRGCKGGGAVPAAGVMPTFQFLPFLAVLGTLGFLCVVFTGFWSQHWRGGFAWDGSAKMFNWHPLFMVTGMLVLYGAAVLVYRVPSSWVGPKLPWKLLHAALTLAAFVLVVLGLVAVFGFHNAQKIPNMYSLHSWLGLAAVLLFSCQWLMGFATFLLPWSPAWLRIIYKPVHVFFGSTILALAMAASISGINEKLFFSLTNKTVPYTKLPPEAWFANSLGMLILVFGLLVLWALAMPAWKRPESESLEARQPLLH